In Papaver somniferum cultivar HN1 chromosome 1, ASM357369v1, whole genome shotgun sequence, a genomic segment contains:
- the LOC113274614 gene encoding putative receptor-like protein kinase At4g00960 — protein sequence MGSFNPGFVFCIYLSILSNLLLIIQYTTAQPNYIYHFCYGDNYTTGSTFEANLNSLFPPIIRNRYDNATDGLSPDTVYGSIQCRGDVTLDTCQSCRDFGTQDIKDRCPNSKKAIIWFDTCMLRYSNEYYFNIVQVTPAVYIWKPNNISNPNQFNQILGGFMNDLEKERSFSSNFASGDKNLTNGRKLYGLVQCSPDIASNDCSRCLVGAISELPNCCAGKQGGRVLRPSCNVRYELYPFLQLQYINVPSPPSVSLPAPLLSPPPPLVSPPSSTNTTTPKSNGNNSSILAISITIPSVIVGLTAIAFWFFCFQRKKTKKQHFDDVDEEIPSTEFLQFSFSMVSTATNNFSEFNKLGEGGFGSVYKGTLSDSQEIAVKRLSKNSGQGEEEFKNEVTLVAKLQHRNLVKLVGFSIAGAEKLLIYEFMPNGSLDQILFDPIKCTLLDWERRYRIIGGVARGLVYLHEESRLKVVHRDLKASNILLDIEMNPKIADFGMARLFGLHQIQDSTNRIVGTHGYMAPEYVLYGEFSAKSDVFSFGVLVLEIVCGQRNSSFRTSDIARDLLSYAWRHWNNGSAIEILDPTLKDTYSRNEVVRCIHVALLCVQENVEDRPSMQTVVLMLSSYFSISHNLPSAPAFFTGSSRRMEPKSTLYSDYTEEQGSSKNDLISETTTMSLNDVSVTELHPR from the exons ATGGGTAGTTTTAATCCTGGATTTGTCTTCTGCATCTACTTGTCTATTCTTTCTAACTTACTGCTCATCATACAATACACAACTGCGCAACCAAATTATATTTATCATTTTTGTTACGGAGACAATTACACTACTGGCAGTACATTCGAAGCTAATCTCAACAGTCTTTTTCCTCCAATCATCAGAAATAGATACGATAACGCTACCGATGGCCTAAGTCCGGATACTGTTTATGGGTCTATACAGTGTAGAGGAGATGTTACATTAGATACTTGTCAAAGTTGTCGTGATTTTGGTACTCAAGATATCAAGGATAGATGTCCGAATTCTAAAAAAGCAATTATTTGGTTTGATACATGTATGCTAAGGTATTCAAATGagtattactttaatattgtgCAAGTTACTCCAGCAGTTTATATATGGAAGCCAAATAATATTTCTAATCCGAACCAGTTTAACCAAATTTTAGGTGGTTTTATGAATGATTTAGAAAAAGAAAGGTCTTTTTCTTCGAACTTTGCTAGTGGAGATAAAAATCTTACTAATGGTAGAAAATTATATGGATTAGTCCAGTGTAGTCCAGATATAGCTTCAAATGATTGTAGTCGATGTCTTGTTGGAGCTATATCTGAGTTACCAAATTGTTGTGCCGGGAAACAAGGTGGAAGAGTTCTTAGACCCAGTTGTAATGTTAGATATGAATTATATCCATTTCTTCAACTTCAATATATAAATGTTCCTTCACCCCCTTCAGTATCACTTCCTGCTCCTCTCctatcaccaccacctcctctcgTATCACCACCATCTTCGACGAATACAACTACACCTAAAT CAAATGGGAATAACTCATCCATACTTGCTATAAGTATCACCATTCCTTCAGTTATCGTAGGACTAACCGCTATTGCCTTTTGGTTCTTCTGTTTCcagagaaagaaaacaaagaaacaacATTTTGACG atgttgatgaagaGATTCCAAGTACAGAATTCTTACAATTCAGCTTCAGTATGGTTAGTACTGCAACAAACAATTTCTCTGAATTTAATAAACTTGGGGAAGGTGGATTTGGCTCTGTTTATAAG GGTACACTTTCAGACAGCCAAGAAATAGCCGTAAAGAGGCTATCGAAAAATTCAGGACAAGGTGAAGAAGAGTTCAAGAACGAAGTTACATTAGTAGCTAAACTTCAACACAGAAATCTTGTGAAACTTGTTGGTTTCAGCATAGCTGGTGCAGAGAAACTACTCATATATGAATTCATGCCAAACGGAAGCCTTGACCAAATCCTTTTCG ACCCAATTAAATGTACATTGCTTGATTGGGAAAGACGATACAGGATAATAGGAGGGGTAGCAAGAGGACTTGTCTATCTCCATGAGGAGTCTCGACTTAAAGTCGTCCATCGGGATCTCAAAGCTAGCAATATATTATTAGATATCGAAATGAATCCTAAAATTGCAGATTTTGGCATGGCTAGGCTTTTTGGCCTTCATCAAATTCAAGATAGTACTAACAGAATAGTTGGAACCCA TGGCTACATGGCTCCAGAGTACGTACTTTATGGTGAATTCTCTGCAAAATCAGATGTTTTTAGTTTTGGTGTCTTGGTCTTAGAGATTGTTTGTGGACAGAGGAACAGCAGTTTTCGTACATCAGATATTGCTCGCGATCTTCTAAGCTAT GCATGGAGGCATTGGAATAATGGATCTGCTATAGAAATATTAGATCCAACTTTGAAAGACACGTATTCTAGAAATGAAGTGGTTAGATGCATCCATGTTGCATTATTATGTGTTCAAGAAAATGTCGAAGATAGACCCTCAATGCAGACTGTTGTCCTAATGCTCAGCAGCTACTTTTCAATCAGTCACAATTTACCTTCTGCGCCAGCATTCTTTACTGGTAGTAGTAGACGTATGGAGCCCAAGTCGACATTATACTCAGACTACACTGAAGAACAAGGGAGCTCAAAGAACGACTTAATCAGCGAAACAACAACAATGAGCTTGAATGATGTTTCAGTTACTGAACTTCACCCTCGATGA